AATCCAGATGCTCATCGCATAGCGCGATTGGGAATGATCAAAGCGTTGCTGGCCGTACTTGAAGCGCGCCCCGACCAGGGGGCCGAGCGCCGAGTCGTAGTCGACAAAGAGCTTCGGCACCAGGTTCGTGTTCAGCTCACGGTACGTGGTGAGGTCACTGCGCTCCAGGGCGGCAATGGCCGGCTCCAGCGCCGTCTTGACGAACTTGGTGCGTGCCGCGTCGGCGGCTTGCAGTTGGGCGCGATCCGCATCGGCAATCGGCAGCTTCATGAACTGCGCCCAGGCATCGTTGGCTGTGTTGACCATCGTGTGCGCATCGGACAGCAGCTTCTTGAGCTCTTCAGGCGACGAGACCGCATCGAAGTTGGTCAGGTGGATGCGCGCCCACAGCAGGTTGATAGTGTCTTTTGCCAGCAGGTCCAGGCCCTTGGCATCTTCCAGATACACGGCGCGCAAATCTTCATTGGTGGCCCGGCCAGTCGTGATACCGGCAAAACCCACCACGGCGATCATGACTGCAAATACCGCGACCAGGAACGTCAGCCGCGTGCGAATGCTCGTATCCATCCACTTCCACATATGTTTTCCCCTGCATGGTTGGCCCGTGCGGCGCCGAGATCCTCTTCCGGCGCCCCTCTTCAGGCACCCTGTTCACTCCCAAAGGTGCTAACGGCAGGCGACGCCAGAAATAGAGGGCATCACCACGAATGTCCGGAATGCGCCGCAAGTGATATGCAAGGAGCAAAAAAGATGCGGTCGACGCACCCCGCGTGCGCGAGGTGGCACTAAAATGCGGGTTGCGCCACCGTTGGGGTGGCAATTACGCAAACATCGTGCGGGATACCGCACGGCTCACTAGGGGATCGAGATGAAGAAACTGATCGCGCTGCTGGCCCTGGGCTGCGTCGTCCTGGCAGGCTGCAACACGATGGCCGGCATGGGCAAGGATATTCAGACGGGCGGCCAGAAACTGGAAAACGCTGCTGACAACACCAAGCAGAAGATGTAATGAAGGGACAGCCCGGGGGAGCCCCTGGCTTGAGTTAAGAAACGCCGCAAGTTCGCGGCGTTTTTCTTTTGGAGCCGCTACAGCAGCTCTTCCGGGGTAAACGGCGCCAACATCTGGATCCACGTCCGGCGGCCCAGGCCCACTTCCGGTTCGTGATCGACAACGACCTCCTTGCCGTTCTCATGGGTGGTCCAGCGCAAGTGGCCCTCGTCCTTGGTCACCCGGTAGGCGCTGTCGCGCACCGACTCGTCAAACAGCTTGGCGACCGCATCCGACAGCGCCGGGCTGCGGATGATCAACCCCGTTTCGGTATTCAGGCCGATGGAGCGTGGGTCGATGTTCATCGAGCCGACAAACAGCGTGGCGCGGTCCACCACGATCGATTTCACATGCAGGCTCGCCTGAGACGAACGGAACGTGCCGATCATCTTCGGGCGATCGCCCAGCGTCGGGCGCAGTTCGTACAGTTCGACACCGTCGCCGATCAGCGCCCCGCGATATTTCGCGTAGCCCACATGCACGATGGGCGCGTCGGTCGCTGCCAGCGAGTTGGTCAGCACACGCAACCGCACGCCCCGATCCTGCAGGCGCTTGGCCACCTCGACGCCGCGCTTGCCCGGCACGAAGTACGGCGAAATCAGCACCACCTCGCGCTTGGCCTCGTCAATCAAACGCAGCAAAGTCTGGGCGAGACGCTCGCCGCCAGGTTCCACCTCGTCACCCGATACCTTGGCCGGACGATCGACGATCACTTGCGCGGGGGCCCACTCGAGGCGCAGGCGGCCACGGGCGATCTGATCGGCCAGGAACCAATCGCGCGGAGCGGGCTTGAGCGGCAAGGGCTGCTCCGGCGCCGGGCTGGCGAGATCGGTCTGGTTGCGGCGTTGCTCGAGCTGCGAGATCGTCTGATCGGATGCCGGCTTGGCCGAACCGGAGCCCATGTCGATCGGCCGGGTCGGCACATCGATATGCTGCGGCGGCCCTTCCGGGCGATGCGGCATCGTCACCGGCGGCGGATAGTTGCCCTCCTTCGGCTCGGGCGGATGCGCCTTGCTAGGCTCGGGCGCCAGTGCCTGCACCGGATAGGAGAATTCGCTGTTCCAGTACGCATCGAACGCCGACGACAGCTGACGCACCGCCGGCCCTGCGGCCAGCACGTCCAGATCGACGAAGTTGGTGGTCTGGTTCTGCGTGAAATATTCAGCGCCAAGATTGCGCCCGCCCGTGACAGCCAGCGCGTTGTCGGCAATGAAGGCCTTGTTGTGCATGCGCCGATTGACACGGCGGAACTCAGCCGCGCCGCTCAGGTACCGTGTGACGTTCGACAACCGCCCGCCTGGAAACGGGTTGAACAGGCGTACGTCGATATTCTTGTGTGACGAGAATTTCAGAAAAGCGAGATCGCGCCCATCGCTGTGCAGATCGTCGACGAGCATGCGCACGCGCACCCCGCGGTCGGCAGCGGCCCGCACATGGCGCATCAGTTCGCGCACGCTGTTGTCGCTGGCAATGATGAAGTACTGCAAGTCCAGCGTACGCTCGGCCCGGTCGGCCAGCGTGAGCAACGTGGCATAGGCCTCTTCGCCCGACGGGATCAGCCGGAAGCCGGACACATCCGCCGAGGGCGCATTCGACTGCGCCAGGCGCCCGAGCGAGGTGGCCGATTCGGCATTGGGCAGCGCCGTTGTCACGGGGCGATCGACGTGGTCGGGCAGGCTTGCGCAGCCCGTCACCAGCGCGATGGCCAGACACGCAAACCAGGCGCGCAGATACGCGATCGGGAGGTTCCTCGGGTGCCCTTGCATGTTCGATGTCGTGTTGGGTACGGCAGGTCGAGAGGACGTTGACTTCACACCAGCATGCGGCGTGCCTGAACCGACGCCACGGTCAGACTACGCGAGATATCAGCCGGGGCAGTATCCGTGTTTGTCCGACGCCACCCCGAGCGTGTCAAAATGCCCAACGGTGTGCTGTTTCCCCCCTGCTGCCTTCAATGCTGACCAACACCACGGCATTTGCCACTTTCCTCTTTTTTGTGCACTGCGTGGGCGTGCTCGCGGCCATGCATGCCGTGCTGACCGTGCGCACGTCACAGGGTGCCATCGCGTGGGCCATTTCGCTCGTCACGCTGCCCGAATTCACGCTGATCCCCTATCTGATCTTTGGGCGAAGCACCTTTGCTGGCTATGTGGATGCGCGACGCTTTCACAACGCCCGCCTGCGAGAAATCACCCTCTCCGACGACTGGCGCCGCCTGCGCGACCATGAATCCAGCGTGGTCGCCCCGCAGCACACCTGCATGCAGGCCTTGCCGCGCCTGACCGGCACGCCGTGCCTGGCGCGCAATCGCGTGCGTCTGCTCATCAACGGCGCGGAAACCTTCGATGCCATCTTTGCGGCGATTGCACAGGCGCGGCGCGTGCTGATCGTACAGTTCTTCATCGTGCATGACGACACGCTCGGCCGCCGCCTGGCCGAACTGCTGCTCGAGCGCGCACGTGCCGGGGTGCGGGTGTACTTTCTCTTCGATAGCATCGGCTGCCACGCGCTGCCCCGCCGCTATGTGCAGCGCCTCATTGAAGGCGGCGTGCTGGCCAAGCCGTTCTCCACGCACGCCGGGTTCGTCAACCGTTTCCAGCTCAACTTCCGCAACCACCGCAAGCTCGTGGTGGTGGATGGCGAGCGCGCTTACGTTGGCGGCCACAACGTCGGCAACGAATACATGGGTGAAAAGCCGCCGCTTGCACCGTGGCGCGACACGCATATTGAGATTGTCGGTGCCGCGGTGATGGACTTGCAGCTCACCTTTGCCGAAGACTGGTACTGGGCTGCCCGCGAAGTGCCGCAACTGATCGTGCCCGAACTGCGGCCCGAAGAAGACATGGTCTGCCAGGTGGTCGCAAGCGGCCCGGCGGACAAGCAGGAAACCTGCTCGCTGTTCTTCATGGAAGCCATTCAGTCGGCGCGCAAGCGGCTGTGGATCACGTCGCCGTACTTCATACCAGACGAAGCCGTGTTTGCCGCGCTACGCCTGGCCGTGCTGCGCGGGGTTGATGTGCGCATCCTGATCCCTTCGCGGCCGGACCATCACATGGTGTTCCTGGCCTCCACGCTGTACGCATATCAGGCGATTCGCGCAGGCGTGAAAATCTACCGCTACCTGCCCGGCTTCCTGCACCAGAAGGTCGTGCTGATCGACGACGAGGCTGCCGCCGTGGGCAGTGCCAACCTCGACAACCGCTCGTTCCGCCTGAACTTCGAGCTGATGATCATGACCGCCGACCCGCGCTTCGCCAATGACGTCGCACAGATGCTCGAAGTCGACTTTGCCGAAGCCGCCCGCGTTGGCCGCGACGAATACGAACGTGCACACCCGCTGCGCCGCGTGATCATGCACGTGGCCAAGCTGTTCGCTCCCATCCTGTAGTCACGACCGCGCTCCGGAATTCGCCCGCAAGAAGCGGAGCGCTTCCACGCATCGCCATCCCTACCCTGAAGTGAACATTTTCAGGAGTGTGCGATGTTCGATCCCCATGACTCTGCTGTCGACCGCCTGCCGCCGGGCTTCAACCGGCTGGCGGGTTCCAACCTGGCCGCGCAGTCGGCCGAACAGATTGCGCTGGCCGCCATGCCAATGGTTGCGGTGCTTACCCTGCATGCCGACACCAGCACAGCGAGCTGGCTGCAAGTGGCCCTCACGCTGCCGTTCGTGCTGTTTGCCATTCCCGTGGGCATGCTGGCGGACCGTTGGCCCAAACGCGCATTGATGGCCGGCGCAGAGGCGGTGCGCGCGCTGGCGTTGTTTGTTGTGGCGGGCCTGCTGGTGGCCGGGCGGCTGAACCTGGCTACGCTGGGGGTGCTGGGCTTTATTGCCGTGTGCGGCACGGTGGTGTTCAGCGTGGCGGCGCCAGCGCTGGTGCCCGCGCTCGTGCCGGCAACGATGCTTGCGCGCGCAAACGGCCGCATCGAGCTGGCGCGTACGATTGCATTTGCGTGCGGGCCGGCCATCGGCGGCGCGTTGATCGGCTGGACCGGCTCGATGACAGCATTCGCGCTGGCGGCGGCGTTGTCCGCCATGGCTGCGGCACTGCTGGCAGGTGTGACGGCTCCGGAGCCCGTGGCACGGCGCGCGGCGCACCCGCTGCGGGACATCGCCGAAGGCGCGCGCTTCGTGTTTCATCACCCGCTGCTGCGGCCGGTGTTCATCACGCAATGCCTCTTCACCATGGCGTTCTTCATGGTGTTTGCCATCTTCGTTCCGTATGCGGCGCATCAGTTGAACCTCTCTGCGCAGGCGATCGGGCTGACGCTCGGCATGTACGGCGCGGGCATGGTGGTCGGCGCGCTGCTCGCCGCGCGCATTCTCGCGCGCTGGCGCTTCGGTCATGTGGTGGCGACTGGCCCCGTGTGCGGACTGGCGGGCGGTGTGCTGCTTGCGGCCACCCTCTGGCAGCCGTGGCCGGCGCTGGCACAGGCCGGCTTCTTCCTGCTGGGTTGCGGGCCGATTCTTTGGGTGGTGAGCACCACCACGCTTCGGCAAACGGTGACGCCGCCCGCGCTGCTGGCGCGTGTATCCGCAGTGAATGTGATGTCGTATGGCGCTCGGCCGGTCGGCGCGGCAATGGCCGCGTGGGTTGCCGCACACGCTGGTGCGGGGGCGTGCCTGCTGATGGCGGTGGCGGGCTTTGCACTGCAGTTGCTGTGCATTCTGCAATCGCCGGCAGTGCGCCTGGCGCGTCAGCCGCGTGCGGATGATACGTCGGCCGCGCTCGAACCTGCCTGAGCCGCATCGCCAGTCCGGTCACCGCGCTGGGCATCGCGCCACGCACGCGGCGTCATGCCAAAGTGGGCGATGAACCAGCGCGTGAACGACGCCTGCCGCGTATAGCCGAGCAGCGCAGCCACCCGCCCGATCCGATAGCTGGGGTTGGCCATGTAGCGGACGGCAAGGTTGTGCCGCACCTCTTCCACCAGGTCAGAGAACGTCATGCCGGCCAGTTCTAGCTGCCGTTGCAAGGTCCGCACGCTCAGGTGGAGGTGGTCCGCCACCTGCTCGACAGACGCACGCTCCAGCGGCAGCAGCAGGTAGATCGCACGGCGCACATCCTGCACCACCGCCTCCTGCGCCGATACATTGAGCGGCTCCGCAAGGCTTTCCGCATAGCGTACGAGCGCCGGATCCGCAGCGGGATTGGGCCTGTCCAGATCGGCAGCCGAACAGACGATGCCGTTGAAGTCGCTGCCGAACACAATCGGGCAGCCGAACACGCGCCTGTGCAAGCTGAGGTCACCGGGGGCGGTATGCGAGAAGTGAATGCTGCGCGGCTTCCAGTGCACGCCCAGCAGCGCACTGCACGTCCGGGCGAGCACGCCAACGGCCAGCTCGTTGGCCTGCCGCAGCGGCACGGGCGTCTCGGTGATGACCTCTTCGCGAATGACCACCATGTCGCCGTCGGATTCCAGGTAGATCGCCAGCGCCTCGTTCAGCAGGTGGCGGTACTGGATGATGGCCTGCAGCGCTTCGCGCAGCGTTCGCTTGTGCGCCAGCAACAACCCGAGCACACCGAAATCCAGTTCCTGACGCGCCTCGGCCATCTGCAGCCCGAGCGTCGGGCACGGGGCGTTGACGGCGGTGATCTCCATCAACTGGCATGTCGCCACGACCGAGACGAGCTGCTCGGGATCGGTCAGTCTGGCCGGATCCAGCCCCACCTGACGCAGTGCCTCCTGCGGGTTGAAACCGAGCCGCCGCACGACCTGGAAGTAACCGTTGAGCGACCGGGCACGCACCATCGTTTCCATAGGTTTCTGTGGGCTTTGAACCGTCTTGGTGTTTACACGGAATGGCGCGAAAAGAGAAAAACTTGGCGCCAATTGAGAAATTCAAAGCTACCGCTTCCCTATAGTGAAGTCCAGCCGAGACATCCCCTACAGGAGCCCCCAACATGCAATTCCTCGATGATTCGCTGCACCCGGAAAACCAGGACAAGGTCGTCATTACCGTTGCGCCGTACGGCCCGGAATGGATGCCGGAAGACTTTCCTGAAGACATTCCGGTGACGATGGAAGAACAGGTGCAGAAGGCCGTCGATTGCTACAACGCTGGCGCCACGGTCCTGCACCTGCATGTGCGCGAGCTGGACGGCAAGGGCTCCAAGCGGCTGTCGAAATTCAACGAGCTGATTGCCGGCGTGCGCGCGGCGGTGCCCGACATGATCATCCAGGTGGGCGGCTCGATTTCGTTTGCACCGGAAGATGAAGGGCAAGCTGCCAAGTGGCTGTCGGACGACACGCGCCACATGCTGGCCGACCTAACGCCGTCGCCCGACCAGGTGACGGTGGCGGTCAACACCACGCAGATGAACATCATGGAGCTGCTATATCCGGCGTATCTGGAAGGCACCTCGCTGGCCAATCCCGCGCTGGCCGCAGCCTATGCGGAAATGACGGTGCCCGCCGGCCCCGCCTGGCTGGAGGAGCACCTGCGCCGCCTGCAGGCCGCCGGCGTGCAACCGCACTTTCAGCTGACTGGCATTCACGCGCTGGAAACGCTCGAACGGGTGGTGCGCAAAGGCGTCTACAAGGGCCCGCTCAACCTGACGTGGATCGGCATTGGCGGCGGCTTCGACGGCCCCAACCCGTTCAACTTCTTCAACTTCATCCACCGCGCGCCGGATGGCTGCACGCTGACGGCCGAGTCGCTGCTCAAGAACGTGCTCCCCTTCAACATGATGGCCATGGCAATGGGCCTGCACCCGCGCTGCGGCATTGAAGACACGATCATCGACCAGCACGGCAACCGCATGACATCCGTACAGCAGATCGAGCAGTGCGTGCGCGTGGCGCATGAACTGGGCCGCGAGATTGCCAGCGGCAAGGAAGCCCGCGCCATCTACCGCATCGGTGTGCAATATGACAGCGTGGAAGAAACGCTGGCGAAGAACGGCATGTCCCCCAACCGTGCCCCGAACGTGAAAAACCTGCCGCTGCGCGCGGCCTAAACTAGAAGCCGCAGTATCACCGGGCCCAACACAGGCGGCGCTCAACGCAAGCGCCGCCACTCGGAGACAACCATGAATCTGCATGCCGCCGACCTGCGCGCAGACCACGAAGACGGTTACCTCGTCAGCCGCCCCCAGGCGTGGTTTGCATTTGCGATGACCTTTGCACTGATGCTGTTCGATTACATCGACCGGCAAGTCATCGTGTCGCTGTTTCCGCATCTGAAAACCGCTTGGGCACTGTCCGACAAGCAACTTGGCGCGCTCGTCTCGGTCATCTCGATCGTGGTGGCGGTGGGCGGCTTGCCGGTAGCGCTGCTGGCCGACCGCTTCAGCCGCGTCAAGAGCATCGTCGTGATGGCCACGGTATGGAGCCTGGCAACGATCTCCTGCATGTTCACGCGCAATTACGGACAGCTCTTCACCGCGCGCGCCATCGTGGGCGTGGGTGAAACCGGCTACGGCTCGGTGGGCGCGGCGCTCATTGCCAGCCTGTTTCCCAAACGCCTGCGCGCCACGTTGATGGGCGCCTTCTTTGCCGCGGCATCCGTCGGGTCGGTGTTGGGCGTGTTGCTCGGTGGCGTGATCGCAGCGCGCTGGGGCTGGCAGGCGGC
This is a stretch of genomic DNA from Ralstonia wenshanensis. It encodes these proteins:
- a CDS encoding MFS transporter, coding for MFDPHDSAVDRLPPGFNRLAGSNLAAQSAEQIALAAMPMVAVLTLHADTSTASWLQVALTLPFVLFAIPVGMLADRWPKRALMAGAEAVRALALFVVAGLLVAGRLNLATLGVLGFIAVCGTVVFSVAAPALVPALVPATMLARANGRIELARTIAFACGPAIGGALIGWTGSMTAFALAAALSAMAAALLAGVTAPEPVARRAAHPLRDIAEGARFVFHHPLLRPVFITQCLFTMAFFMVFAIFVPYAAHQLNLSAQAIGLTLGMYGAGMVVGALLAARILARWRFGHVVATGPVCGLAGGVLLAATLWQPWPALAQAGFFLLGCGPILWVVSTTTLRQTVTPPALLARVSAVNVMSYGARPVGAAMAAWVAAHAGAGACLLMAVAGFALQLLCILQSPAVRLARQPRADDTSAALEPA
- a CDS encoding AraC family transcriptional regulator, yielding METMVRARSLNGYFQVVRRLGFNPQEALRQVGLDPARLTDPEQLVSVVATCQLMEITAVNAPCPTLGLQMAEARQELDFGVLGLLLAHKRTLREALQAIIQYRHLLNEALAIYLESDGDMVVIREEVITETPVPLRQANELAVGVLARTCSALLGVHWKPRSIHFSHTAPGDLSLHRRVFGCPIVFGSDFNGIVCSAADLDRPNPAADPALVRYAESLAEPLNVSAQEAVVQDVRRAIYLLLPLERASVEQVADHLHLSVRTLQRQLELAGMTFSDLVEEVRHNLAVRYMANPSYRIGRVAALLGYTRQASFTRWFIAHFGMTPRAWRDAQRGDRTGDAAQAGSSAADVSSARG
- a CDS encoding phospholipase D family protein — protein: MQGHPRNLPIAYLRAWFACLAIALVTGCASLPDHVDRPVTTALPNAESATSLGRLAQSNAPSADVSGFRLIPSGEEAYATLLTLADRAERTLDLQYFIIASDNSVRELMRHVRAAADRGVRVRMLVDDLHSDGRDLAFLKFSSHKNIDVRLFNPFPGGRLSNVTRYLSGAAEFRRVNRRMHNKAFIADNALAVTGGRNLGAEYFTQNQTTNFVDLDVLAAGPAVRQLSSAFDAYWNSEFSYPVQALAPEPSKAHPPEPKEGNYPPPVTMPHRPEGPPQHIDVPTRPIDMGSGSAKPASDQTISQLEQRRNQTDLASPAPEQPLPLKPAPRDWFLADQIARGRLRLEWAPAQVIVDRPAKVSGDEVEPGGERLAQTLLRLIDEAKREVVLISPYFVPGKRGVEVAKRLQDRGVRLRVLTNSLAATDAPIVHVGYAKYRGALIGDGVELYELRPTLGDRPKMIGTFRSSQASLHVKSIVVDRATLFVGSMNIDPRSIGLNTETGLIIRSPALSDAVAKLFDESVRDSAYRVTKDEGHLRWTTHENGKEVVVDHEPEVGLGRRTWIQMLAPFTPEELL
- the cls gene encoding cardiolipin synthase produces the protein MLTNTTAFATFLFFVHCVGVLAAMHAVLTVRTSQGAIAWAISLVTLPEFTLIPYLIFGRSTFAGYVDARRFHNARLREITLSDDWRRLRDHESSVVAPQHTCMQALPRLTGTPCLARNRVRLLINGAETFDAIFAAIAQARRVLIVQFFIVHDDTLGRRLAELLLERARAGVRVYFLFDSIGCHALPRRYVQRLIEGGVLAKPFSTHAGFVNRFQLNFRNHRKLVVVDGERAYVGGHNVGNEYMGEKPPLAPWRDTHIEIVGAAVMDLQLTFAEDWYWAAREVPQLIVPELRPEEDMVCQVVASGPADKQETCSLFFMEAIQSARKRLWITSPYFIPDEAVFAALRLAVLRGVDVRILIPSRPDHHMVFLASTLYAYQAIRAGVKIYRYLPGFLHQKVVLIDDEAAAVGSANLDNRSFRLNFELMIMTADPRFANDVAQMLEVDFAEAARVGRDEYERAHPLRRVIMHVAKLFAPIL
- a CDS encoding 3-keto-5-aminohexanoate cleavage protein, with amino-acid sequence MQFLDDSLHPENQDKVVITVAPYGPEWMPEDFPEDIPVTMEEQVQKAVDCYNAGATVLHLHVRELDGKGSKRLSKFNELIAGVRAAVPDMIIQVGGSISFAPEDEGQAAKWLSDDTRHMLADLTPSPDQVTVAVNTTQMNIMELLYPAYLEGTSLANPALAAAYAEMTVPAGPAWLEEHLRRLQAAGVQPHFQLTGIHALETLERVVRKGVYKGPLNLTWIGIGGGFDGPNPFNFFNFIHRAPDGCTLTAESLLKNVLPFNMMAMAMGLHPRCGIEDTIIDQHGNRMTSVQQIEQCVRVAHELGREIASGKEARAIYRIGVQYDSVEETLAKNGMSPNRAPNVKNLPLRAA
- a CDS encoding entericidin A/B family lipoprotein, whose protein sequence is MKKLIALLALGCVVLAGCNTMAGMGKDIQTGGQKLENAADNTKQKM